From Triticum urartu cultivar G1812 chromosome 2, Tu2.1, whole genome shotgun sequence, a single genomic window includes:
- the LOC125534479 gene encoding uncharacterized protein LOC125534479, with product MSPPVGSILQLPTIVIIVADSVKWFPLLRFSTPRVPPARHRPSLQQPPRLPAPANPPSSSATAEVSTGAPPSCRCAGYQSHPTRSLHYNLPRGPEVREADPGGVQGPVVAAAAQALIPLFVVEGTRHADAQGAGDDVLVPELQEADPGGMQGPVLATAAQALNPLFVVKGTRHANVQGAGEPEVREADPGGLQGPVVAAAAQAPNPLFVIEGTRHADVHGVGGDVLVAEVREADRGGVQGPVVAADAQAPNSLFVVEGTPHADVVQGAGVDVPVPELQEADPEATQGSVVSASARAPDPLLVVDNDDDAEAGHGEARRRRWGWGWGCGGCRAG from the exons ATGTCCCCACCCGTCGGAAGCATATTGCAACTTCCCACCATCGTTATTATCGTCGCCGACAGTGTCAAGTG GTTCCCGCTCTTGCGCTTCTCCACTCCCAGAGTGCCGCCGGCTCGCCACCGCCCTTCGCTCCAACAACCGCCGAGGCTTCCGGCTCCCGCGAACCCACCCTCTTCTTCAGCGACCGCTGAGGTGTCGACCGGTGCACCACCAAGCTGCCGGTGTGCTGGCTACCAGAGCCATCCCACAAG GTCACTTCACTATAACCTAC CACGGGGGCCTGAAGTACGAGAAGCTGACCCTGGAGGCGTGCAAGGACCTGTTGTCGCAGCAGCCGCCCAAGCTTTGATCCCCTTGTTCGTCGTCGAAG GCACACGCCATGCTGACGCCCAGGGAGCGGGGGATGATGTACTGGTGCCTGAACTACAGGAAGCTGACCCTGGAGGCATGCAAGGACCTGTTCTCGCAACAGCTGCCCAAGCTCTGAACCCCTTGTTCGTCGTCAAAG GGACACGCCATGCTAATGTCCAGGGAGCAGGGGAGCCTGAAGTACGAGAGGCTGACCCTGGAGGCTTGCAAGGACCTGTGGTCGCAGCGGCCGCCCAAGCTCCGAACCCCTTGTTTGTCATCGAAG GCACACGCCATGCTGATGTCCATGGAGTGGGGGGTGATGTGCTGGTGGCTGAAGTACGAGAAGCTGACCGTGGAGGTGTGCAAGGACCCGTTGTGGCAGCGGACGCCCAAGCTCCAAACTCCTTGTTCGTTGTGGAAG GCACACCTCATGCTGATGTTGTCCAGGGAGCGGGGGTCGATGTGCCGGTGCCTGAACTACAAGAAGCTGACCCTGAAGCGACGCAAGGATCTGTTGTCTCAGCTTCTGCCCGAGCTCCAGACCCCTTGTTGGTCGTCGACAACGATGACGATGCTGAGGCGGGTCACGGTGAGGCGAGGAGGAGGCGCTGGGGTTGGGGCTGGGGCTGCGGAGGTTGCAGAGCCGGGTAA